A genomic region of Anaerolineales bacterium contains the following coding sequences:
- a CDS encoding aldehyde dehydrogenase family protein yields the protein MTTSGAFRLTYATMYDPPEDLHTRFEAAISKVKANLGKQYPMFINGKDVYAAATFEDRSPINTDWLLGSFQEASAAEVAPAMAAAHAAAQDWGRRPWQERVALVRKAADLITERIFDIAAVVSIEVGKNRMEALGDVSEAADFFYFACEQMEANNGYIRPMGVDPLKGYKATNTNRLRPYGVWVVISPFNFPFALTAGPAGTALVAGNTVVMKPAEDTPWASRLLIEVFRDAGFPDGVVNYVTGDGAVAGQALVDDPRTAGLTFTGSYDVGMHIYRTFANGRYPRPILLEMGGKNPILVSRNADLERATQGLYRSAFGLQGQKCSAGSRIYVEEPVYDELVEKLLTVTQSLKIGDPTLKETFMGPVINESAYNNYKGWSEELSQNGTILTGGRVLTEGEYGKGYFCEPTLVADVPTSHKLWKQEMFLPITLLHKIKSLDEGMALANDVDFGLTAGFYGNSDESKWFFENIEAGVTYANRPQGASTGAWPGFQPFGGWKGSGSSGKGAGGHYYLPLYMHEQTNTVIE from the coding sequence ATGACAACATCCGGCGCGTTCAGACTCACCTACGCCACCATGTATGACCCCCCAGAGGACCTGCACACCCGCTTTGAGGCGGCGATCAGCAAGGTAAAGGCCAACCTGGGCAAGCAATACCCTATGTTCATCAACGGCAAGGATGTATACGCCGCGGCCACCTTTGAGGACCGCTCGCCGATCAACACCGATTGGCTGCTGGGCAGCTTCCAGGAAGCCAGCGCCGCCGAAGTGGCCCCGGCCATGGCGGCGGCCCACGCCGCCGCCCAAGACTGGGGCCGCCGCCCCTGGCAGGAGCGCGTGGCGCTGGTGCGCAAAGCGGCTGATCTGATCACGGAGCGCATTTTTGACATCGCCGCGGTAGTTTCCATCGAAGTCGGCAAAAACCGCATGGAAGCGCTGGGCGATGTCTCCGAGGCCGCCGATTTCTTTTACTTCGCCTGCGAGCAGATGGAAGCCAACAATGGCTACATCCGCCCCATGGGGGTTGACCCGCTCAAGGGCTACAAGGCCACCAACACCAACCGCCTGCGCCCCTACGGGGTATGGGTGGTGATCAGCCCGTTCAACTTCCCCTTCGCGCTCACTGCTGGCCCGGCCGGCACCGCGTTGGTGGCGGGCAACACCGTGGTGATGAAGCCCGCCGAGGACACCCCGTGGGCCTCGCGGCTACTGATCGAAGTCTTCCGTGATGCCGGCTTCCCCGATGGCGTGGTCAACTACGTCACCGGTGACGGCGCAGTGGCCGGCCAGGCGCTGGTGGACGACCCGCGTACGGCCGGGCTGACTTTCACCGGCTCGTACGACGTAGGCATGCATATCTACCGTACCTTCGCCAACGGGCGCTACCCGCGCCCGATCCTGCTGGAGATGGGCGGCAAGAACCCGATCCTGGTTTCGCGCAACGCCGACCTGGAGCGCGCCACACAGGGCTTGTACCGCTCGGCCTTTGGCCTGCAAGGCCAAAAATGCTCGGCCGGCTCGCGCATTTATGTGGAAGAGCCCGTGTACGACGAGCTGGTTGAAAAGCTCCTCACCGTCACCCAATCGCTCAAGATCGGTGACCCGACCCTGAAGGAAACCTTCATGGGCCCGGTGATCAACGAGAGCGCCTACAACAACTATAAGGGCTGGAGCGAAGAGCTCTCGCAGAACGGCACGATCTTGACCGGTGGCCGCGTGCTCACCGAGGGCGAATACGGCAAGGGCTACTTCTGCGAACCAACCCTGGTAGCCGATGTGCCCACCAGCCACAAGCTGTGGAAGCAGGAGATGTTCCTGCCGATCACTCTGCTGCACAAGATCAAAAGCCTCGACGAAGGCATGGCGCTGGCCAATGATGTGGACTTCGGCCTCACTGCTGGCTTCTACGGCAACAGCGATGAATCCAAGTGGTTCTTCGAAAACATTGAGGCCGGCGTAACCTACGCCAACCGCCCGCAAGGCGCCAGCACCGGCGCCTGGCCGGGCTTCCAGCCCTTCGGCGGCTGGAAGGGCTCGGGCTCCTCGGGCAAAGGCGCCGGCGGGCATTACTACCTGCCGCTTTACATGCACGAGCAGACCAATACCGTTATCGAATAA
- a CDS encoding ABC transporter permease yields MAETTVNSPDAAFPAAELGAPVRKISALERAVGPEYYRVLTGLAKTPASVIGFILIGFFALIALGAPWIIPPVNADDPYTIPRDGFSAEPKPPGTPWTRNVPELPFWWKPIMGTEEWTHVLGTSQGQYDMFYGLVWGTRTAFKTGFIVVIVTFTIGIVVGSVSAYYGGSVDNVIMRIVDVFLTLPFILAALILAAILTPKIGKSLIPSIIALTSFGWMGYSRIIRGDILSVKERDYVMAAKVIGVSDPRILFRHILPNAIFPSLVLASLAIGDVVLSFAALSFLGIGTEVGYADWGQVLSFARNWITSLNTYWYIVAFPGLTLVLFVMGWNLVGDALRDVLDPRMRGKA; encoded by the coding sequence ATGGCTGAAACGACTGTTAACTCGCCAGACGCGGCATTCCCCGCCGCTGAGCTCGGCGCCCCGGTGCGCAAGATCAGCGCCCTGGAGCGTGCTGTAGGCCCGGAGTATTACCGCGTCCTCACCGGCCTGGCCAAAACACCGGCCTCGGTGATTGGCTTTATCCTGATTGGCTTTTTTGCTTTGATCGCCCTCGGTGCCCCGTGGATCATTCCGCCGGTCAACGCCGATGACCCCTACACGATCCCGCGTGACGGCTTCAGCGCCGAGCCCAAACCGCCCGGCACCCCCTGGACCCGTAATGTGCCCGAGTTGCCCTTCTGGTGGAAGCCGATTATGGGCACCGAGGAATGGACCCATGTCCTAGGCACTTCGCAGGGTCAGTACGATATGTTCTATGGCCTGGTATGGGGCACGCGTACCGCCTTCAAGACCGGTTTCATCGTGGTGATCGTCACCTTTACCATTGGTATCGTCGTGGGCTCGGTTTCAGCCTACTACGGTGGTTCAGTTGACAACGTGATCATGCGTATTGTCGATGTCTTTTTGACCCTGCCGTTCATCTTGGCGGCATTGATCTTAGCGGCCATTCTGACGCCAAAAATAGGTAAGAGCCTGATACCGTCTATCATCGCGCTTACTTCATTTGGGTGGATGGGCTATTCACGTATCATCCGTGGCGATATTCTCTCGGTAAAAGAGCGTGATTACGTGATGGCAGCCAAAGTGATCGGCGTCAGCGATCCGCGCATCCTCTTCCGCCACATTCTGCCCAATGCCATCTTCCCCTCACTGGTGCTGGCTTCGCTGGCCATCGGTGATGTCGTGCTCTCATTTGCAGCGTTGTCCTTCCTGGGTATCGGTACCGAGGTCGGCTATGCAGACTGGGGCCAGGTGCTCAGCTTCGCCCGCAACTGGATCACCAGCCTGAATACCTACTGGTACATTGTGGCCTTCCCCGGCCTCACCCTGGTGTTGTTCGTGATGGGCTGGAACCTGGTGGGCGACGCGCTGCGCGATGTGCTTGACCCGCGTATGCGTGGCAAAGCCTAA
- a CDS encoding NADH-quinone oxidoreductase subunit A: MEQNWLFIGVFVAIAGVFPLLPIIIARVLAPRKPNYIKLETYECGMETVGDTWVQFKVQYYIYGLIFLIFDIETAFLYPWAVAYDVLPMFAVLEGVLFILILVGGLFYAWRKGALEWS; this comes from the coding sequence ATGGAACAAAACTGGCTTTTTATCGGCGTATTTGTTGCAATTGCAGGCGTCTTTCCCCTGCTGCCCATCATCATTGCGCGCGTCTTGGCCCCCCGCAAGCCCAACTACATTAAATTAGAAACGTATGAATGTGGTATGGAGACGGTGGGTGACACCTGGGTGCAGTTCAAGGTGCAGTACTACATCTACGGTTTGATCTTCCTGATCTTTGATATTGAGACCGCGTTCCTGTATCCGTGGGCGGTGGCTTACGATGTGCTGCCGATGTTTGCGGTGCTGGAGGGTGTGCTTTTCATCCTCATTCTCGTAGGCGGTTTGTTCTACGCATGGCGCAAAGGCGCCCTGGAATGGTCATAA
- a CDS encoding HAD family hydrolase, translated as MHQPPAAPLRAVFFDLGNTLLYFDGAWPQVLQRADAQLFAHLRTAGFALDEAQFLSEFRARLNNYYIQREAEFVEHTTAYVLRNLLHDLGYPNVAEDTLRPALRQLYAASQAHWTREEDTIPMLQQLRHSGYALGLISNAGDDEDVQTLVDKAELRPYFDLVLSSAAYGLRKPNPRIFAMAMEQIGVAAANSAMVGDTLGADILGANHAGMYSIWLTRRADTPANREHQDTIQPSATISSLSELPALLASFSHAA; from the coding sequence GTGCATCAGCCTCCCGCCGCCCCGCTGCGCGCGGTCTTCTTTGATTTGGGCAACACCCTGCTATATTTTGACGGTGCCTGGCCGCAGGTGTTGCAGCGCGCCGATGCACAATTGTTTGCCCATCTGCGCACCGCGGGCTTTGCACTCGACGAAGCTCAGTTCCTCAGTGAATTTCGTGCCCGGCTGAACAACTACTACATCCAGCGCGAAGCTGAGTTCGTAGAGCACACCACCGCCTACGTGTTGCGCAACCTGTTGCATGACTTGGGCTATCCCAACGTGGCAGAAGATACACTGCGCCCGGCCCTGCGCCAACTATATGCCGCCTCGCAAGCTCACTGGACGCGCGAAGAGGACACGATCCCCATGTTGCAGCAGCTACGTCACTCTGGCTATGCCCTGGGGCTGATCTCCAACGCCGGCGACGATGAGGATGTGCAAACGCTGGTGGACAAGGCCGAGCTACGCCCCTACTTCGATCTAGTGCTCAGTTCAGCCGCTTATGGGCTACGCAAGCCCAACCCACGTATTTTTGCGATGGCCATGGAACAAATCGGGGTGGCGGCGGCAAATAGCGCCATGGTGGGGGATACGTTGGGGGCCGATATTCTTGGGGCGAACCATGCTGGCATGTACAGTATCTGGCTAACCCGCCGAGCAGACACACCGGCCAATCGCGAACATCAAGACACCATTCAGCCCAGCGCCACGATCAGCAGCCTGAGTGAGCTGCCCGCCCTACTGGCGAGTTTTAGCCACGCGGCGTAG